A single window of Pseudarthrobacter psychrotolerans DNA harbors:
- a CDS encoding acetolactate synthase large subunit: protein MSKGSPISPSLMATKSAGAPKAPERADRTADHAAVVADLAAVSPVLGPNNVVPPTVMTGSEAIVRSLEELGVDDIFGLPGGAILPTYDPLMASKMNHILVRHEQGAGHAAQGYAMVTGRVGVCIATSGPGATNLVTAIMDAHMDSVPLVAITGQVSSAVIGTDAFQEADIVGITMPITKHSFLVTNPQDIPHVMAEAFHLASTGRPGPVLVDIAKDAQQGQMTFSWPPKIDLPGYRPVTRGHNKQVREAAKLIAAASKPVLYVGGGVVKAHASAELRELAELTGAPVVTTLTARGAFPDSHPQHVGMPGMHGTVSAVTALQQSDLLITLGARFDDRVTGILKSFAPHAKVIHADIDPAEISKNRTADVPIVGSVKEIIPELTEAVRAQFESAGTPDLTTWWAFLNNLKETYPLGWTEPEDGLSAPQRVIERIGALTGPEGIYVAGVGQHQMWAAQFIKYERPHAWLNSGGAGTMGYAVPAAMGAKVGEPDRVVWAIDGDGCFQMTNQELATCAINKIPIKVAIINNSSLGMVRQWQTLFYEGRYSNTDLNTGHETVRIPDFVKLGEAYGCASFRCERDEDIDATIQKALEINDRPVVIDFVVSPDSMVWPMVPAGVSNDQIQVARNMTPEWEEED, encoded by the coding sequence GAAGCTATTGTCCGCTCGCTCGAAGAACTCGGCGTCGACGATATTTTTGGTTTGCCCGGTGGCGCGATCCTGCCTACCTATGACCCCTTGATGGCTTCCAAGATGAATCACATCCTGGTCCGTCACGAACAGGGAGCCGGCCACGCCGCGCAAGGCTATGCCATGGTTACCGGACGGGTTGGCGTCTGTATCGCCACCTCGGGCCCCGGTGCCACCAACCTCGTTACCGCCATCATGGATGCCCACATGGACTCCGTGCCGCTGGTGGCCATCACCGGCCAGGTATCCAGCGCCGTGATCGGCACCGATGCGTTCCAGGAAGCAGACATCGTGGGCATCACCATGCCGATCACGAAGCACTCCTTCCTGGTCACCAACCCCCAGGATATTCCGCATGTCATGGCCGAGGCCTTCCACCTCGCGTCCACTGGCCGCCCCGGCCCGGTGCTGGTGGATATCGCCAAGGATGCCCAGCAGGGACAGATGACGTTCTCCTGGCCGCCGAAAATCGACCTTCCAGGCTACCGCCCGGTGACGCGCGGCCACAACAAGCAGGTCCGCGAAGCCGCCAAACTCATTGCCGCAGCCAGCAAGCCTGTCCTGTACGTCGGCGGCGGCGTGGTCAAGGCGCACGCCTCTGCTGAGCTCCGCGAGCTGGCCGAACTGACAGGCGCGCCTGTGGTCACCACTCTGACAGCACGCGGCGCCTTCCCCGACTCCCACCCGCAGCACGTGGGCATGCCGGGCATGCACGGCACCGTTTCTGCCGTCACGGCGCTGCAGCAGTCCGATCTGCTCATCACCCTCGGAGCCCGCTTCGATGACCGGGTGACGGGCATCCTGAAGTCCTTCGCGCCGCACGCCAAGGTGATCCACGCGGATATTGATCCCGCCGAAATCTCCAAGAACCGTACCGCCGACGTGCCGATCGTGGGATCCGTCAAGGAAATCATCCCCGAGCTCACCGAAGCTGTCCGCGCACAGTTCGAATCCGCCGGCACACCGGACCTCACCACGTGGTGGGCGTTCCTTAACAACCTTAAGGAAACCTACCCGCTGGGCTGGACCGAGCCGGAGGACGGGCTCAGCGCCCCGCAGCGCGTCATCGAACGCATCGGCGCGCTGACCGGCCCCGAAGGCATCTACGTTGCCGGCGTTGGCCAGCACCAGATGTGGGCGGCGCAGTTCATCAAGTACGAGCGTCCGCATGCCTGGCTGAACTCAGGCGGCGCGGGCACCATGGGCTATGCCGTACCGGCTGCCATGGGCGCCAAGGTGGGGGAGCCGGACCGCGTGGTCTGGGCCATCGACGGCGACGGCTGCTTCCAGATGACCAACCAGGAACTGGCCACCTGCGCCATCAACAAGATCCCCATCAAGGTTGCCATCATCAACAACTCCTCGCTGGGCATGGTCCGCCAGTGGCAGACCCTGTTCTATGAGGGCCGCTACTCCAACACGGACCTCAACACCGGCCATGAGACCGTCCGGATCCCGGACTTCGTCAAGCTGGGGGAGGCCTACGGTTGTGCTTCCTTCCGCTGCGAGCGGGACGAGGATATTGATGCCACCATCCAGAAGGCCCTCGAAATCAATGACCGCCCTGTGGTCATCGACTTCGTGGTGAGCCCCGACTCCATGGTGTGGCCAATGGTGCCCGCCGGCGTGAGCAACGACCAGATCCAGGTTGCCCGCAACATGACCCCGGAATGGGAAGAGGAGGACTGA
- the ilvC gene encoding ketol-acid reductoisomerase — protein sequence MTEMFYDDDADLSIIQGRKVAIVGYGSQGHAHALNLRDSGVEVVIALKEGSKSIAKAEEAGFKALSVSDAAEWADVIMILAPDQHQRSIYNDSIKAKLTPGKALAFAHGFNIRFGYIEAPEGVDVILIAPKAPGHTVRREFEAGRGIPDIIAVEQDASGAAWDLAKSYAKAIGGTRAGVIKTTFTEETETDLFGEQAVLCGGVSQLVQYGFETLTEAGYQPEIAYFEVLHELKLIVDLMWEGGIAKQRWSVSDTAEYGDYVSGPRVITPAVKENMQAVLSDIQSGAFAKRFIDDQDNGGAEFMALRAKAEKHPIEAVGRELRSLFAWQQTDADYVDGSAAR from the coding sequence GTGACTGAAATGTTCTACGACGACGACGCCGACCTGTCGATCATCCAGGGTCGCAAGGTTGCCATCGTTGGCTATGGCTCCCAGGGCCACGCCCACGCGCTGAACCTGCGCGATTCCGGCGTCGAGGTTGTCATCGCCCTCAAGGAAGGCTCGAAGTCGATCGCCAAGGCCGAAGAAGCCGGCTTCAAGGCTCTCAGCGTTTCCGACGCCGCCGAATGGGCCGACGTCATCATGATCCTGGCACCGGACCAGCACCAGCGCTCGATCTACAACGACTCCATCAAGGCCAAGCTGACCCCCGGCAAGGCACTCGCCTTCGCCCACGGCTTCAACATCCGCTTCGGCTACATCGAGGCGCCGGAGGGCGTTGACGTCATCCTGATCGCCCCGAAGGCTCCGGGACACACCGTGCGCCGCGAATTCGAAGCCGGCCGCGGCATCCCGGACATCATCGCCGTGGAGCAGGACGCCTCCGGCGCAGCCTGGGACCTGGCCAAGTCTTACGCCAAGGCGATCGGCGGTACCCGCGCCGGCGTCATCAAGACCACCTTCACCGAAGAGACCGAAACCGACCTCTTCGGCGAGCAGGCTGTCCTGTGCGGCGGCGTGTCCCAGCTGGTCCAGTACGGCTTCGAGACCCTGACCGAGGCCGGCTACCAGCCGGAGATCGCCTACTTCGAGGTGCTTCACGAGCTCAAGCTCATCGTTGACCTCATGTGGGAAGGCGGCATCGCCAAGCAGCGCTGGAGCGTTTCCGACACCGCAGAGTACGGCGACTACGTCTCCGGCCCGCGCGTCATCACCCCCGCGGTGAAGGAAAACATGCAGGCTGTCCTCTCCGACATCCAGAGCGGTGCCTTCGCCAAGCGCTTCATTGACGACCAGGACAACGGCGGCGCTGAGTTCATGGCACTGCGTGCCAAGGCTGAGAAGCACCCGATCGAGGCCGTTGGCCGCGAGCTGCGCTCCCTGTTCGCCTGGCAGCAGACGGACGCGGACTACGTAGACGGCTCCGCAGCCCGCTAA
- the ilvN gene encoding acetolactate synthase small subunit, producing the protein MTRHTLSVLVEDKPGVLTRVASLFARRAFNINSLAVGPTEVPGMSRMTVVVDADGDLIEQVTKQLNKLVNVIKIVELTPESSVQRDHILVKVRADAATRLQVTQAADLFRASVVDVSTDSVVIEATGHPEKLTALLSVLEPFGIREIVQSGTLAVGRGSRSMSDRALRSA; encoded by the coding sequence ATGACCCGCCACACACTGTCCGTTCTGGTTGAAGACAAGCCCGGTGTACTGACCCGCGTCGCGAGTCTGTTCGCCCGACGCGCCTTTAACATCAACTCCCTGGCCGTCGGCCCGACGGAAGTTCCGGGCATGTCCCGGATGACCGTCGTCGTCGACGCCGATGGTGACCTTATTGAACAGGTCACGAAGCAGCTCAACAAACTGGTCAACGTGATCAAGATTGTTGAGCTGACCCCCGAATCTTCCGTACAGCGAGACCACATCCTGGTCAAGGTACGTGCGGATGCCGCAACTCGTCTGCAGGTGACCCAGGCTGCAGACCTGTTCCGTGCTTCAGTGGTTGACGTCTCCACAGACTCCGTGGTCATTGAAGCAACAGGCCACCCCGAAAAGCTCACGGCGCTGCTCTCAGTGCTCGAGCCCTTCGGCATCCGCGAAATTGTGCAGTCCGGCACCCTGGCCGTTGGACGGGGATCCCGCTCCATGAGTGACAGGGCTTTGCGCAGCGCTTAG